The following proteins come from a genomic window of Myroides odoratus DSM 2801:
- a CDS encoding DDE-type integrase/transposase/recombinase, whose translation RDKFIDVFMSLGYRLHKRKNYIKTTVASSIYYPNLIKGMQVNAPSTIWQSDITYIRIGDTFYYAVFIIDVYTKKIVGYHVCDNMRAQANIKALNMAFKNNTPPLIHHSDRGSQYTYKGYIQLLKDKGVNISMALSAQDNAYAERPNRTIIFNIPPPLFLYTPVPYYD comes from the coding sequence AGAGATAAGTTTATAGATGTTTTTATGAGCTTAGGGTATCGTTTGCACAAACGCAAGAATTACATTAAAACTACAGTAGCTTCTAGTATATACTATCCAAATTTAATTAAAGGGATGCAAGTAAATGCTCCTTCAACCATATGGCAATCAGATATAACCTATATTAGAATAGGTGATACTTTTTATTATGCTGTCTTTATTATAGATGTTTATACAAAGAAAATTGTAGGATATCACGTCTGTGATAATATGAGAGCACAAGCTAATATAAAAGCCTTAAACATGGCTTTTAAGAACAATACTCCTCCTTTGATCCATCATTCTGATAGAGGAAGTCAATATACTTATAAGGGATATATTCAATTACTTAAAGACAAAGGAGTAAATATTAGTATGGCTCTTTCTGCACAAGATAATGCCTATGCTGAGCGTCCTAATAGAACCATTATCTTCAATATCCCCCCCCCTCTCTTCCTCTACACCCCCGTCCCCTACTATGATTAA
- a CDS encoding ATP-binding cassette domain-containing protein: MSIVIKNLSYEHSDKTPLFHQVDLVLNKGEKANLIGANGTGKSTLLKLIATTSLPAIQLGGTAYYLPQINTNQITGQTIQEALQTDKKLQALHRILQGSVEEQDYVDLDDDWQIEENIAQALQYWQLEAKDLTLPMHQLSGGQQMRVYFASIHIHQPDILLLDEPTNHIDQATRQLLFDFLDQYRGTVLLVSHDIELLNRQSLTFEITTQGIQAYKGNYDFYKMQKQEELSSLQHRIDTLSKDLRQVKTDQQKLLQKQQKAVGQHKKAEQKGGLPKIVVNTLKNAAENSSAKSTEVQVEKQQKLQGELWELKDQLEQVKPFHLNFNSSNLHTNKVLFQVKEVNYQYESTADCIWSTPLNLEIRSGERLLIEGVNGSGKSTLLQLLAGKLRPTTGQVERLTPNIVYLDQFYALLDPHKTILEQAQAFNHNLLDEASLKNTLFQYGFRPESWAKPIMQLSGGECLHLTVCCLNLSLASIDVLLLDEPSNNLDIFGLESLYQALKTYQGTIVFVSHDMNLREAIHPNRVIEM, translated from the coding sequence ATGTCTATCGTTATAAAAAATCTATCTTACGAACATTCGGATAAAACACCTTTATTTCACCAAGTTGACCTTGTCTTGAATAAGGGAGAAAAAGCCAATTTAATTGGTGCAAACGGAACAGGTAAAAGCACCCTATTGAAGCTTATTGCTACCACATCACTCCCAGCTATTCAGCTCGGCGGTACAGCCTATTATTTACCTCAAATTAACACCAATCAAATTACGGGGCAAACCATTCAGGAAGCCTTACAAACAGATAAAAAACTACAAGCCTTACATCGCATTTTACAAGGCTCTGTAGAAGAACAAGATTATGTTGACTTAGATGATGATTGGCAAATTGAAGAAAATATTGCGCAAGCCCTTCAATACTGGCAACTAGAAGCAAAAGATTTGACCCTTCCCATGCACCAGCTGAGCGGAGGACAACAGATGCGCGTGTATTTTGCTAGTATTCACATTCACCAACCGGATATACTCCTGCTGGATGAGCCAACCAATCACATTGATCAAGCTACGCGACAACTGTTGTTTGACTTTTTAGATCAATACAGAGGAACAGTACTCCTTGTGAGTCACGATATTGAACTATTAAATAGACAATCGCTTACGTTTGAAATTACCACACAAGGGATTCAAGCGTACAAAGGCAATTACGACTTTTACAAAATGCAAAAACAAGAGGAATTATCTTCCCTTCAACATCGAATTGATACCCTTTCTAAGGATTTGCGTCAGGTAAAAACGGACCAACAGAAATTACTTCAAAAGCAACAAAAAGCAGTAGGGCAACACAAAAAAGCAGAGCAAAAAGGAGGTTTACCTAAGATTGTTGTCAATACCCTTAAAAATGCTGCAGAAAACAGCAGTGCGAAAAGTACAGAAGTACAAGTAGAGAAACAACAAAAACTACAAGGAGAGCTTTGGGAGTTAAAAGACCAATTGGAACAAGTCAAACCCTTTCATTTGAACTTCAACTCCTCGAACTTACATACCAATAAGGTGTTGTTTCAGGTAAAAGAAGTCAACTATCAATACGAATCGACAGCGGATTGTATCTGGTCAACTCCCTTGAATCTAGAAATTCGAAGTGGAGAACGCCTTTTAATCGAAGGAGTGAATGGTTCTGGGAAATCAACGTTATTGCAGCTATTAGCAGGAAAGCTACGACCTACTACAGGTCAGGTTGAGCGATTGACTCCCAATATTGTTTACTTGGATCAATTTTACGCCCTACTCGACCCTCACAAGACGATACTAGAACAAGCTCAAGCATTTAACCACAACTTACTGGATGAAGCTAGTTTAAAAAACACCTTATTTCAATATGGTTTTCGACCTGAAAGTTGGGCCAAACCAATAATGCAATTAAGTGGTGGAGAATGCCTGCATTTAACGGTCTGTTGTTTGAATCTTTCGTTGGCCTCTATTGATGTATTATTACTCGATGAACCCAGCAATAACCTCGATATTTTCGGTTTAGAAAGTTTGTATCAAGCACTGAAAACATACCAAGGAACGATTGTATTTGTCTCCCATGATATGAATTTACGTGAAGCAATTCACCCCAATCGCGTAATTGAAATGTAA
- a CDS encoding DEAD/DEAH box helicase family protein, translated as MKKFPTPIAFKYPWRSYQKKVLDQLETHLQDDKLHVVAPPGSGKTVLGLEVILRLNQPTLILAPTLAVKNQWIDRFCSLFLQVDEVPDWISTQLTQPKFLTVSTYQGLHAAFNYLKEEEESDEEMPGDATVTYTNIHAQEIIGKLRAVGIKTLLVDEVHHLRKEWWKALDLLDNELKSTVVGLTATPPYGASSFEWQRYMALAGPVDEEIAVPTLVEVEDLCPHQDFIYYCTPLAEEREKIALHKSEVYSFYTTFKSHALLAQTLQQAAIFQQPLAHLDWIYENLTTYVACLVFLQEVNGGIDKVHKKVLGLQEEEIPPLDFVWFEKTLNFYCFQGQDILQEVPDYLACKNELTAELKKRGLIAFRQVQLVQDNKGDDLLLSSLSKLQSIAEILAFEYASLGRDLRLAVLTDYIRKEYYSTTEAPPAVLSKLGVLSIFETLRRNNINALTMAVLTGSVVIIPTSCLEALHQVAQEKESGISAVPLAYDPNYVALQLTVQQRSQVVHWMTALFQEGTIQVLIGTKALLGEGWDAPALNALVMASSIGAYITSNQVRGRAFRINPQDPNKTAHIWHLACVDAYAADGGKDWEIIHRRFQTFVGISNSEHVGETFISNGIERLKEATQKKRTRDEVYITQQNQQTLQLAQQRAALKSRWMAAIQNGTHLAEGVKVLFSSPKERRDVNKAKQFYTNKTLVSALFTLVCSAILFLTYQFIGLGKGILLHGLSLWSFGYWVFQTFVLGLGFRFGWKGWTYYRMYRKFGDMRKDVQGIGEALCSTLCAFDLLTTPKASLRVVTTLELGGGVFCSLEGATLRESHVFAYCMKEILSPIENPRYVLARKTLLPIQDSESDFHAVPECIGVNRARVNYFAQQWTQEVGKNSIVYTRTPEGRKELLHARAFAIVNRMEEPQVKQEHQWL; from the coding sequence TTGAAAAAGTTTCCCACCCCTATCGCATTTAAATATCCTTGGCGTAGCTACCAAAAAAAAGTGTTAGATCAATTAGAAACACATCTACAAGATGATAAATTACATGTAGTAGCACCGCCTGGATCGGGTAAAACTGTTTTGGGGTTGGAAGTGATTTTACGGCTGAATCAACCGACGTTAATTTTAGCTCCTACATTGGCTGTCAAAAATCAGTGGATTGACCGCTTTTGTTCTCTTTTTCTTCAAGTGGATGAGGTTCCAGATTGGATTTCAACGCAATTAACGCAGCCGAAGTTTTTGACGGTTTCTACCTATCAAGGGCTACATGCTGCTTTTAATTACTTGAAAGAAGAGGAAGAAAGTGATGAAGAAATGCCTGGGGATGCTACGGTTACCTATACCAATATACATGCGCAGGAAATCATTGGCAAGTTGCGTGCCGTTGGCATCAAAACGCTATTGGTGGATGAGGTACATCACTTGCGAAAAGAATGGTGGAAAGCATTAGACTTATTAGATAATGAATTAAAATCGACCGTAGTGGGCTTAACGGCGACTCCTCCTTATGGGGCGTCTAGTTTTGAATGGCAACGCTATATGGCTTTAGCTGGGCCTGTAGATGAGGAAATTGCGGTTCCTACGTTGGTCGAGGTGGAAGATTTGTGCCCGCACCAAGACTTTATTTACTATTGTACTCCTTTAGCGGAAGAGCGCGAAAAAATAGCCTTGCATAAAAGTGAGGTTTATTCCTTTTATACGACATTTAAATCGCATGCGCTACTCGCTCAAACACTGCAACAAGCTGCTATTTTCCAGCAACCTCTAGCTCACTTGGACTGGATTTACGAGAACTTGACAACCTATGTGGCTTGTTTGGTTTTTCTCCAAGAGGTCAATGGAGGGATTGATAAGGTGCACAAGAAAGTGTTGGGCTTGCAAGAAGAAGAAATCCCGCCTTTGGATTTCGTGTGGTTTGAAAAGACGCTTAATTTTTACTGCTTTCAAGGACAGGATATATTACAAGAGGTTCCCGATTATCTAGCGTGTAAAAACGAATTGACAGCTGAACTGAAGAAGAGAGGGCTCATTGCCTTTCGACAGGTTCAATTGGTTCAAGATAACAAAGGGGATGATCTACTGCTTTCTAGTTTGAGCAAATTGCAAAGTATTGCAGAGATTCTTGCTTTTGAATACGCTAGTTTAGGTCGCGATTTGCGCTTGGCGGTATTGACTGATTATATTCGAAAAGAATACTACAGTACAACCGAAGCGCCGCCTGCTGTGCTGTCTAAGTTAGGTGTGCTATCCATTTTTGAAACGCTAAGACGCAACAATATTAATGCGCTTACTATGGCTGTATTGACTGGTTCAGTGGTTATTATTCCAACTTCTTGTTTAGAGGCTTTACATCAAGTAGCCCAAGAAAAAGAATCAGGGATATCCGCAGTGCCTCTAGCGTATGACCCAAATTATGTAGCCTTGCAATTAACTGTACAGCAACGCTCACAGGTTGTTCATTGGATGACTGCATTGTTTCAGGAGGGTACAATTCAAGTATTGATTGGAACAAAAGCTTTACTTGGAGAGGGATGGGATGCACCTGCATTGAATGCCTTGGTGATGGCGAGTTCAATCGGTGCGTATATTACTTCCAATCAGGTGAGAGGACGTGCGTTTCGCATTAATCCCCAAGACCCAAATAAAACGGCGCATATTTGGCATTTAGCTTGTGTGGATGCGTATGCAGCGGATGGAGGAAAGGATTGGGAGATTATTCACCGTCGTTTTCAAACCTTTGTGGGGATATCAAATAGTGAACACGTAGGGGAAACGTTTATCTCAAATGGCATTGAACGATTAAAGGAAGCGACACAGAAAAAAAGAACCCGTGATGAGGTGTATATCACACAGCAAAATCAACAAACGTTACAACTGGCGCAGCAAAGAGCAGCATTGAAATCGCGTTGGATGGCTGCTATTCAAAACGGAACTCATCTGGCAGAAGGAGTGAAGGTGCTATTTTCTTCGCCCAAAGAAAGAAGAGATGTGAACAAAGCCAAGCAATTCTATACGAATAAGACGTTAGTCTCTGCTTTGTTTACGCTAGTGTGTTCAGCTATTTTGTTTTTGACCTATCAATTTATCGGTTTAGGCAAGGGGATTTTATTGCATGGGTTGAGCTTGTGGTCTTTTGGGTATTGGGTTTTTCAAACGTTTGTACTGGGCTTGGGCTTCCGTTTTGGATGGAAAGGATGGACGTATTATCGCATGTATCGCAAGTTTGGTGATATGCGAAAAGATGTACAGGGAATCGGGGAGGCGCTTTGTTCTACCTTATGTGCCTTTGACCTTTTGACTACACCCAAGGCTTCTCTTCGCGTGGTTACTACCTTAGAATTGGGAGGTGGTGTTTTTTGTTCGTTAGAAGGAGCTACACTGAGAGAAAGTCATGTGTTCGCTTATTGTATGAAAGAAATTTTATCGCCTATTGAAAATCCACGGTATGTCTTAGCCCGCAAAACCTTGTTGCCGATTCAAGATAGCGAATCTGATTTTCATGCTGTTCCTGAATGCATCGGGGTGAATAGAGCGCGGGTAAATTACTTTGCGCAACAATGGACACAAGAAGTAGGAAAGAATAGCATTGTTTATACCCGTACTCCAGAGGGTCGAAAAGAGCTCTTACATGCTCGTGCATTTGCTATTGTCAATAGGATGGAAGAACCACAAGTAAAACAAGAACACCAATGGCTATAA
- a CDS encoding outer membrane beta-barrel family protein has protein sequence MKKNITLFIAFFCGLTLMHAQHIIKGRVLNKDKQPIDFAELHLLKENSDQLVQQAFTTETGEFTLKNLPTEQYKLNIQYLGELLYTQTIKLDQTIDLGDIVAESSTQLGEIVVQAEKKLVERKADRLVFNTAHSVASQGMDAIEALTNTPLVKVQNDKISIVGKSSVTIMINDKIVQLQGDALTNYLKTLRSDDIEKIEVITNPPAKYEASGNSGLINIVLKKNKTLGMYGSVSTSYSYNKYNWYSMNGSLNYQNKKWNVMLKANGGDGKYGNENTYTFQNDTRILDSYANPTGSYTSGGINLTTNYQLSDKDVIGATYDLSKYKNDNTNPHTAKYIALPENKTDSIIKSLSKATNNNIYHTANLFYDRNLDTLGSKLSLGVNYFSNIPEGSTDMRDYNAQSNIRNATYYTNDLKYQVWSGTADVSYKLPWADVEFGGKYSNYDNKSKVFYYNRMNEDLIYDDTRSNRFNYKEDNFAGYVSLHKKLTEQWSVKAGMRFEQTEVTGHLLETDETFKKSYGKWFPTAYVSYDPSEKHSFNLNYSKRINRPYSGILNPFRYYANSYSYNSGNPELDPSFTDNFELNYLFNGSLSVGLNYYHITNSFDQYSTLIDDVFVSTYYNMLNSDNYGLSVSYSNKITGWWQTSTGADANYSNSYYRNQIANQVPQNGVYFSYYSQNTFTVNTAKTLNLFLNWYHQVPHKEDNSKYGSYQALTTGVKASLLNKKLNVNVTLYDIFNTGKSNGTSYFNDNIQKFSNSWNSRRLSIGATYTFGDSSNKKSIKEANFEDKSRSSK, from the coding sequence ATGAAAAAGAACATTACCCTATTTATTGCTTTTTTTTGTGGACTTACCCTTATGCATGCGCAACACATCATAAAGGGTAGAGTCCTCAACAAAGACAAACAACCGATTGATTTTGCAGAGTTGCACCTATTGAAAGAAAACAGCGATCAATTAGTACAACAAGCCTTTACTACAGAAACGGGAGAATTCACCTTAAAGAACCTACCGACCGAACAATACAAATTGAACATTCAGTATTTGGGAGAATTACTGTACACTCAAACAATCAAGTTGGATCAAACCATTGACTTAGGTGATATTGTTGCTGAGTCTTCCACTCAATTGGGCGAAATTGTTGTACAAGCAGAGAAAAAACTGGTAGAGCGCAAAGCCGATCGCTTGGTGTTTAATACCGCGCATAGTGTTGCCTCCCAAGGAATGGATGCAATAGAAGCCTTGACCAACACCCCTTTAGTAAAAGTACAGAATGACAAAATCAGCATTGTTGGAAAAAGTAGTGTAACCATTATGATCAACGATAAGATTGTGCAACTACAAGGCGATGCGTTAACCAATTACCTAAAGACATTGCGCTCTGACGATATTGAAAAAATCGAAGTGATTACCAATCCGCCTGCCAAATATGAAGCGAGTGGTAATAGTGGACTCATCAATATTGTTTTAAAGAAGAACAAAACACTTGGAATGTATGGATCAGTTAGTACTTCATACTCGTATAACAAGTACAATTGGTATTCGATGAATGGTAGTTTGAATTACCAAAACAAAAAGTGGAACGTGATGTTGAAAGCCAATGGAGGCGATGGAAAATACGGAAATGAGAATACCTATACGTTTCAAAATGACACGCGTATCTTGGATTCTTATGCCAATCCAACAGGTAGTTATACGTCAGGAGGAATAAACTTAACGACCAACTATCAACTATCCGATAAGGATGTAATTGGAGCGACGTATGATTTATCCAAATACAAAAACGACAATACCAATCCCCATACAGCAAAATATATTGCCTTGCCGGAAAACAAAACAGATTCGATTATCAAATCCCTATCCAAGGCGACAAACAACAATATCTACCATACCGCTAATTTATTTTACGATCGAAACTTAGATACACTGGGCAGTAAATTATCCTTAGGGGTGAATTATTTCTCTAATATTCCGGAAGGTTCAACAGATATGAGAGATTATAATGCACAGAGTAATATTAGAAATGCAACTTATTACACCAATGATTTAAAATATCAAGTATGGAGTGGAACGGCAGATGTATCGTATAAATTACCTTGGGCGGATGTAGAATTTGGAGGAAAATACTCGAATTACGACAACAAATCGAAAGTATTCTACTACAACCGCATGAATGAGGATTTAATTTATGACGATACACGTAGTAACCGATTCAATTACAAAGAAGACAACTTTGCTGGATATGTAAGTTTACACAAAAAATTAACGGAACAATGGAGCGTTAAAGCAGGGATGCGATTCGAGCAAACGGAAGTAACGGGGCATTTACTCGAAACGGATGAAACATTTAAAAAATCCTATGGCAAATGGTTTCCAACAGCTTATGTGTCTTATGACCCTAGTGAAAAACACTCGTTTAACCTAAATTACTCGAAGCGAATTAATCGTCCTTATTCGGGCATATTAAATCCGTTCCGTTACTATGCCAATAGTTACTCCTACAATAGTGGAAACCCAGAATTAGATCCTTCATTTACGGATAATTTCGAATTGAACTACTTGTTTAATGGTTCCTTGTCTGTAGGATTAAACTACTATCACATTACAAACTCATTCGATCAATACTCAACATTAATCGACGATGTTTTTGTAAGTACGTATTACAATATGCTCAATAGCGATAACTATGGATTAAGCGTATCCTATAGCAATAAAATAACGGGATGGTGGCAAACGAGTACAGGAGCAGATGCGAATTATTCGAATTCCTATTACCGCAATCAAATAGCGAATCAAGTTCCACAAAATGGAGTGTATTTTAGTTATTACTCACAAAATACCTTTACCGTTAATACAGCGAAAACACTGAACCTATTTTTGAATTGGTATCACCAAGTACCACATAAGGAAGACAACTCTAAATATGGTTCATACCAAGCGTTGACTACGGGAGTCAAAGCTAGTTTACTAAACAAGAAACTCAACGTCAATGTTACGCTATACGATATCTTCAATACAGGAAAATCGAATGGAACGAGTTACTTCAACGACAACATACAAAAATTCAGCAATTCATGGAATAGTCGAAGATTATCAATTGGAGCGACATATACCTTTGGCGATAGTTCAAACAAGAAAAGTATCAAAGAAGCAAACTTTGAAGATAAAAGCAGAAGTAGCAAATAA
- a CDS encoding outer membrane beta-barrel family protein, with protein sequence MKTKLITLICFIASLVSFAQTKLSGSVVDATQQPIDFAEILLLSPEEKLIQHTYTDEAGKFSFESIASDSYKIRVNNLGTKQYETALTLTQDSTLAPFVIQNDKMLDEIVVAAQAKVFERKVDRTVFNIEQSVHANNSNAKDLLKLTPGLKVDKDQISLIGKNSMQVMINDKMLPLTGEELINYLNTIPSENIQKIEIISTPPAKYEASGNSGLINIVLKQAKHNAWNNQISTGFEAADKATWKISDVFNYSKNKVSIAAAFNASTGYNQEIGKMDLHYPTETWNTVYRETKKNKDISGSFQLDYQATPRTGFGVQYRGSKNTQETTDKNQVGVYNLVDNLLKNIDTKGKSAPDFNNHAINLNLAHKFDTVGTKLNIDMDYFNYITNKSRVFNTITSDVNNVVNKEQQAQTTGDQKIDNYSAKIDIEQPLSFVNLSYGAKVSFVKTVNNANSFNFNNQTQANEILQADHFIYKENIQAAYISATKTISKKWEAQLGLRVESTQTIGESVATKSTEKTNYTELFPTLYVSYKINDENNLTLSANRRINRPSFWQLNPFRWYINEYNYVTGDPTLKPTYVNAVNVGYTFKNKLFINASYSKVTNLASQYSNIDSATNIQILKQGNIFDATSTNLSITHTFDTWHWLNSQNTISAFYNSSELIQDVNVETNNGMGYYFNSNNTIQLNADKTFQAQIDFWYQSKLNNGNWKLKPMYGLNLGLKYAMLDKKLNVSAYMNDILRTSNLRAQATSDGVKQQYNMYNDNRYFTFGLSYNFGNAKIKVKERQGSNKDIINRK encoded by the coding sequence ATGAAAACTAAACTAATCACCCTTATCTGTTTCATTGCATCACTCGTAAGCTTTGCACAAACTAAACTTTCTGGTTCTGTTGTTGATGCCACACAACAACCCATTGACTTTGCAGAAATCTTACTATTATCTCCAGAGGAAAAGCTAATCCAACATACCTATACAGATGAAGCGGGTAAATTCTCCTTTGAGTCTATCGCATCTGATTCTTACAAGATACGCGTAAATAATTTAGGCACCAAACAATATGAAACGGCACTAACCCTTACTCAAGATAGCACCCTTGCTCCTTTTGTAATTCAAAATGATAAAATGCTAGATGAAATTGTCGTTGCTGCTCAAGCAAAAGTATTTGAACGCAAAGTAGACCGTACAGTATTCAATATCGAACAATCGGTACACGCCAATAACAGCAATGCCAAAGACTTATTAAAACTTACTCCAGGACTGAAAGTTGATAAGGATCAAATTTCTCTTATCGGAAAGAACAGCATGCAAGTAATGATCAATGATAAAATGCTGCCCTTAACAGGAGAAGAATTAATCAACTACCTGAATACCATTCCATCGGAGAATATCCAAAAAATTGAAATTATCAGCACACCTCCAGCGAAATATGAAGCGAGTGGAAACAGCGGATTAATCAATATTGTTTTAAAACAAGCGAAACACAATGCGTGGAACAACCAAATCAGTACAGGTTTTGAGGCTGCCGATAAAGCAACTTGGAAGATTAGCGATGTATTCAACTACAGCAAAAACAAAGTGTCTATTGCAGCGGCTTTCAATGCAAGCACAGGATACAACCAAGAAATTGGAAAAATGGATTTGCATTACCCTACTGAAACCTGGAATACTGTGTACCGCGAGACGAAGAAAAACAAAGACATCTCTGGTAGCTTTCAATTGGATTATCAAGCAACACCACGAACTGGATTTGGCGTTCAGTACCGAGGCAGTAAAAATACCCAAGAAACAACAGATAAAAACCAAGTAGGTGTTTATAACCTTGTTGATAACTTGCTTAAAAACATTGACACAAAGGGAAAATCCGCTCCAGATTTCAACAATCACGCAATCAATTTAAATTTAGCTCATAAATTTGATACTGTGGGAACTAAACTCAATATCGATATGGATTACTTCAACTATATCACCAACAAATCACGAGTTTTCAACACAATTACAAGCGATGTTAATAACGTTGTTAACAAAGAACAGCAAGCGCAAACAACAGGCGATCAAAAAATCGACAATTACAGTGCTAAAATCGATATCGAACAACCGTTGTCTTTTGTCAATTTATCCTATGGAGCAAAAGTGAGTTTTGTCAAAACAGTCAACAATGCAAACTCGTTTAATTTCAACAACCAAACCCAAGCAAATGAGATTTTACAAGCCGACCATTTCATTTACAAAGAAAACATTCAGGCCGCTTACATCAGCGCGACAAAAACCATTTCTAAAAAATGGGAAGCACAACTCGGTTTGCGTGTAGAAAGCACACAAACGATTGGAGAATCTGTGGCGACAAAAAGTACTGAAAAAACAAATTACACCGAGCTTTTCCCAACGCTGTATGTGAGTTACAAGATTAATGATGAAAACAACTTGACTTTAAGCGCGAATCGCCGCATTAACAGACCAAGCTTTTGGCAACTGAATCCATTCAGATGGTATATCAATGAATACAACTATGTGACAGGAGATCCGACCTTAAAACCAACGTATGTCAATGCAGTGAATGTAGGTTATACCTTTAAAAACAAATTGTTCATCAATGCATCCTATTCGAAAGTAACCAATTTAGCTTCACAGTATTCTAACATTGATTCAGCAACAAACATTCAAATACTCAAACAAGGAAATATTTTTGATGCAACTAGTACGAACCTAAGCATCACGCATACCTTCGACACTTGGCATTGGTTGAATTCGCAAAATACCATATCGGCATTTTACAATTCATCAGAATTAATTCAAGACGTCAATGTAGAAACGAATAACGGAATGGGGTATTATTTCAATTCCAATAACACAATTCAATTGAACGCGGACAAAACTTTCCAAGCCCAAATTGATTTCTGGTATCAATCGAAATTAAACAATGGAAACTGGAAATTAAAACCGATGTACGGATTGAACTTAGGCTTAAAATACGCGATGTTAGACAAAAAACTGAATGTTTCTGCTTACATGAATGACATCTTAAGAACCTCAAATCTACGCGCACAAGCAACATCTGATGGAGTGAAACAACAATACAACATGTATAACGATAATCGCTATTTCACTTTTGGATTGAGTTATAATTTCGGTAACGCTAAAATCAAAGTAAAAGAACGTCAAGGAAGCAACAAAGACATTATCAACAGAAAATAA
- a CDS encoding helix-turn-helix domain-containing protein: protein MQTPAQKCKIQSEKMRSRRKELGFSQEYVAMKLNISQKAYSDIESGKTKLKNDVLNEIAIILEISPFQICPIACDCTSDLQTKHGQLIQYLQEKGVDFPDEFA, encoded by the coding sequence ATGCAAACACCAGCCCAAAAATGTAAGATTCAATCAGAAAAGATGCGTTCAAGGCGTAAAGAATTAGGCTTTTCTCAGGAATATGTAGCAATGAAGCTTAATATTTCACAAAAAGCGTACTCTGATATTGAAAGCGGAAAGACGAAATTGAAGAATGATGTATTAAATGAGATTGCTATAATTTTAGAAATCTCTCCGTTTCAAATTTGCCCTATTGCATGTGATTGTACTTCGGATTTACAGACAAAGCACGGTCAGCTTATTCAATATCTTCAAGAAAAAGGTGTTGATTTTCCAGATGAATTTGCTTGA
- a CDS encoding helix-turn-helix domain-containing protein: MKNNYIQSYSISDILNRYERFIVDKRLAVVEIGPKHSQYFVIGKPYKFASFGLILITSGECEITINLEPTKVKKNDILVVLPQQFFEIIQYTKDFSVQAFFASGELFLDAGFHLKSNNLIQFFSSQYPKVLPLNSYIIKEIKYHLKRLNKLVFAKDNMFTHQLILHHFSILMYELGHFYNKRVLAKTEKKTLRKEELTKNFLLLVSSHFKKERSVQFYADHMFISRKHLTKIIADVFGKAPKDIIVETIILEAKILLKDPNNSITQVATELNFQDVALFSKFFKNSTGISPREFKLIN, encoded by the coding sequence GTGAAGAATAATTATATACAATCCTACTCTATTTCCGACATCCTAAATCGATATGAACGTTTTATTGTGGATAAGCGATTAGCCGTGGTAGAGATTGGCCCCAAGCACAGTCAGTATTTTGTTATTGGTAAACCGTATAAATTCGCTTCTTTTGGTTTGATTCTTATCACCTCTGGAGAATGTGAAATTACCATCAACTTAGAACCAACCAAGGTAAAAAAGAACGATATTCTTGTTGTTTTACCTCAACAGTTCTTTGAGATTATCCAATACACGAAAGATTTTAGTGTTCAAGCTTTTTTCGCCAGTGGTGAATTGTTTTTAGATGCTGGATTTCACCTTAAATCCAACAACCTCATCCAATTCTTCTCTTCTCAATACCCTAAAGTCTTACCCTTAAACAGCTATATAATTAAGGAGATCAAGTACCACTTGAAACGATTGAATAAACTCGTTTTTGCCAAGGACAATATGTTTACCCACCAATTGATCTTGCATCACTTTTCTATCTTGATGTATGAATTGGGGCATTTTTACAACAAGAGAGTACTAGCCAAAACAGAGAAAAAGACGCTTCGCAAGGAAGAATTGACCAAGAACTTTCTGTTGCTTGTTTCTTCACATTTCAAAAAAGAGCGAAGTGTACAGTTTTATGCTGATCACATGTTCATTAGTCGCAAGCACCTTACTAAGATCATTGCGGATGTATTTGGCAAGGCACCTAAAGATATTATCGTAGAGACTATCATCCTTGAAGCGAAGATTTTGTTGAAAGATCCGAACAATTCGATCACCCAAGTAGCCACGGAACTGAACTTTCAAGATGTTGCACTTTTCAGTAAGTTTTTCAAAAACAGTACAGGTATTTCTCCTCGAGAATTTAAGTTAATAAATTAA